In a genomic window of Chaetodon trifascialis isolate fChaTrf1 chromosome 8, fChaTrf1.hap1, whole genome shotgun sequence:
- the xkr7a gene encoding XK-related protein 7 isoform X2, with the protein MGFDRLELLPVRGRHSAELWYVHALYLGVQSRWHRDPERRHYYWRMMFESADISMLRLLESFLKSAPQLVLQLSIMIQASQVLPLQGLSASASLISLAWMIASYQKVLRDSRDDKLPMTYKAVIVQILWHLFTIGARTLAFALFASVFQLYFGIFIVAHWCIMTFWIIQGETDFCMSKWEEIIYNMMVGIVYVFCWFSVREGRTRCRMLIYSLTVFIENVALTTAWYLYRGSRTSDFYAVIMVCVVASSYALGTFFMFVYYCLLHPDGPVSGWGFIVEKEVPVESLVSPASSLPPDLVSSPPRTLQRTKGSDRDQGPGIDGDVFQVRPPRGAQAPVTRLTPRTEGPVIRIDLPRKKYPAWDAHFIDRRLRKTILVLESAAPVTPRIQYRCLGTPKEVMEYETTV; encoded by the exons ATGGGGTTTGACAGGCTTGAACTGCTGCCAGTCAGAGGGAGGCATTCAGCCGAGCTGTG GTATGTCCACGCCCTGTATTTGGGCGTGCAGAGCCGCTGGCACAGGGACCCCGAGCGCCGTCACTACTACTGGCGCATGATGTTTGAGAGCGCCGATATCAGCATGCTGCGCCTGCTTGAGTCCTTCCTGAAGAGCGCCCCTCAGCtggtgctgcagctcagcatcatGATCCAGGCCAGTCAGGTGCTGCCCCTGCAGG GGCTTTCAGCTTCTGCCTCGCTGATATCCCTCGCCTGGATGATCGCCTCCTATCAGAAAGTCCTGAGGGACTCTCGAGACGATAAGCTACCCATGACTTACAAGGCCGTCATAGTTCAGATTCTGTGGCACCTGTTCACCATCGGGGCCCGCACTCTGGCCTTCGCCCTCTTCGCCTCCGTGTTCCAGCTTTACTTCGGCATCTTCATCGTGGCCCACTGGTGCATCATGACGTTTTGGATAATTCAAGGCGAAACGGACTTCTGCATGTCCAAATGGGAGGAGATCATCTATAACATGATGGTGGGCATTGTGTATGTTTTCTGCTGGTTCAGTGTGAGAGAGGGGCGCACTCGCTGCCGGATGCTCATCTACAGCCTGACTGTGTTCATCGAGAATGTGGCGCTCACCACTGCCTGGTACCTGTACCGCGGCTCTCGTACCTCAGACTTCTACGCCGTCATCATGGTGTGCGTGGTGGCCAGCAGCTACGCTCTGGGCACCTTCTTCATGTTTGTGTATTACTGTCTGCTGCACCCCGACGGCCCTGTCTCAGGGTGGGGTTTCATTGTGGAGAAGGAGGTGCCCGTGGAGTCGCTGGTCTCCCCGGCCTCCAGCCTCCCGCCTGACCTCGTGAGCAGCCCTCCCAGGACCCTTCAGAGAACTAAAGGGTCTGACAGAGACCAGGGGCCTGGGATAGATGGAGACGTGTTTCAGGTGCGACCACCTCGGGGAGCTCAGGCCCCAGTGACCCGCCTCACACCCAGGACAGAGGGGCCTGTCATCCGAATAGACCTGCCTAGGAAGAAGTACCCCGCCTGGGACGCTCACTTCATCGACCGCCGGCTGCGTAAAACCATCCTGGTGCTCGAAAGCGCTGCCCCGGTCACGCCAAGGATTCAGTACCGCTGTCTGGGCACACCCAAAGAAGTGATGGAGTACGAGACCACCGTGTGA